The Pseudomonadota bacterium genome includes a region encoding these proteins:
- a CDS encoding O-antigen ligase family protein, protein MMGNRTPDTLTASLLVLVAGGLIAAALSLVPGDLPWPSGCWLGFAAALTALVVIQVWPSTWLARTFGPYPEAFWQQAPGLPVHWSPDPGATVRGWAAFVALFSIAWLGRTLPTGLRRWVWLALVAAVLFQALYGLLSHAAGAETIFGIWQRNTPDFVHGSFSNRNLFAAYLALGWPLAVGLWYMRAIPGVSRLPVELRVTASVICGAIVGAAMLGSASRLGAAAGVFGIMMALILWGRHRRLIYGASVWPAYLAAAAALVAAVWYGLTPLAERLLATTGEESRLEVWSLMFSEFPQAWWLHGVGLAGFEATFKAFQPPHIAGWYDYAHNDLLQWLVETGLTGLILLAIVVTALLRRFRLDTERIPLYAGLFALCAVALGDFSWHLPATQVVLAFYTGVLLGKPARQKKPV, encoded by the coding sequence ATGATGGGCAACCGCACGCCGGATACCCTGACCGCCAGCCTGCTGGTGCTGGTGGCCGGCGGGCTGATTGCCGCCGCGCTGTCGCTGGTTCCGGGCGACCTGCCCTGGCCTTCCGGCTGCTGGCTGGGGTTTGCCGCGGCGTTGACCGCCCTGGTCGTGATCCAGGTCTGGCCGTCGACCTGGCTGGCGCGCACGTTCGGCCCCTACCCGGAAGCGTTCTGGCAGCAGGCACCCGGGCTGCCGGTACACTGGTCGCCCGATCCGGGCGCGACCGTGCGCGGCTGGGCGGCCTTTGTCGCCCTGTTCTCAATCGCCTGGCTCGGCCGCACCCTGCCGACGGGCCTGCGCAGGTGGGTCTGGCTGGCGCTGGTCGCCGCGGTGCTGTTCCAGGCGCTCTACGGGCTGCTGTCCCATGCGGCCGGCGCCGAGACCATCTTCGGAATCTGGCAGCGCAATACGCCGGACTTCGTCCACGGCAGCTTTTCCAACCGCAATCTGTTCGCCGCCTATCTGGCGCTGGGCTGGCCGCTGGCCGTCGGCCTGTGGTACATGCGCGCTATCCCGGGTGTTTCTCGCCTGCCGGTCGAACTGCGCGTGACCGCCAGCGTCATCTGCGGCGCCATTGTCGGTGCGGCCATGCTCGGGTCGGCCTCGCGTCTGGGCGCAGCAGCCGGCGTATTCGGCATCATGATGGCGCTGATCCTGTGGGGCCGTCACCGACGGCTGATCTACGGCGCATCGGTGTGGCCGGCCTACCTGGCGGCAGCGGCGGCGCTCGTCGCCGCGGTCTGGTACGGCCTCACGCCGCTGGCCGAGCGCCTCCTGGCGACGACCGGCGAGGAGAGCCGCCTGGAGGTGTGGTCGCTGATGTTCAGTGAGTTTCCGCAGGCCTGGTGGCTGCACGGCGTCGGCCTGGCCGGTTTCGAGGCGACCTTCAAGGCGTTTCAGCCGCCGCACATCGCCGGATGGTACGACTACGCCCACAATGACCTGCTTCAGTGGCTGGTCGAAACGGGGCTGACCGGCCTGATACTGCTGGCCATCGTGGTCACGGCGCTGCTGCGCCGCTTCCGCCTGGATACCGAGCGCATACCGCTTTACGCCGGCCTGTTCGCGCTGTGCGCGGTCGCTCTGGGAGACTTCAGCTGGCACCTGCCGGCCACGCAGGTCGTCCTGGCTTTCTACACTGGCGTCCTGCTTGGAAAGCCGGCCAGGCAGAAAAAACCTGTGTGA
- a CDS encoding S8 family peptidase: MSRSHLIVRLAGVFLLAATFLSTTHASELRTANEPIDGQYIVVLKDSSARLVNESAASRLPTVASVASSMARTHGAELRGSFSHVVRGFVVQADDKALEQLLLDERVAYVEEDGIISINATQNNATWGLDRVDQRDLPLSGSYTYNTTASNVHTYIIDTGVLGSHNEFSGRMGNGYTAINDGRGTTDCNGHGTHVAGTVAGSTYGVAKSATVHPVRVLGCNGSGTNSGVIAGMDWVAANRSLPAVANMSLGGGASTTTDNAVANMRSAGVTVVVAAGNDNQDACNSSPARSSAAITVGSTTSTDSRSSFSNWGTCVDVFAPGSSITSAWYTSNSATNTISGTSMASPHVAGIAALYLAENPGASPTTVENAIYSSASQNKISSVGSGSPNLLAYSLFDGGDGGDGGDGGSGGELSNGVPESNLSGAQGSETAFFIEVPSGASNLEISISGGSGDADLYVRYGAEPTTSTYDCRPYRNGNNESCSFDTPAGGTWHIMLRGWSSYSGVTLVASFDEPDDGGGGGAPCSGCDQYSGSLSGSSDSDVQPNGTYYYAGSGTHNGWLVGPGNADFDLELYRWSGWRWTRVAQSASASSEEQISYSGNAGYYYWRVLSYSGSGSYDLWLDTP, translated from the coding sequence ATGTCTCGAAGTCACTTGATAGTACGACTGGCCGGTGTATTTTTGCTGGCCGCCACCTTCCTCAGCACCACCCACGCATCCGAACTGAGAACCGCCAACGAGCCCATCGACGGGCAGTACATCGTGGTGCTCAAGGACAGCAGCGCAAGACTGGTCAATGAATCGGCCGCATCGCGCCTGCCAACCGTCGCGTCGGTTGCCAGCTCCATGGCGCGCACCCACGGCGCCGAACTGAGAGGATCCTTCTCGCACGTTGTTCGCGGCTTCGTCGTCCAGGCTGACGACAAAGCGCTGGAGCAGCTTTTGCTCGATGAACGCGTCGCCTACGTCGAGGAAGACGGCATCATCAGCATCAACGCGACCCAGAACAACGCCACCTGGGGACTGGATCGGGTCGACCAGCGCGATTTGCCGCTTAGCGGAAGCTACACCTACAACACCACGGCCAGCAACGTTCATACCTATATCATCGACACCGGCGTGCTTGGCTCGCACAACGAGTTCAGCGGTCGCATGGGCAATGGCTACACGGCGATCAACGACGGTCGTGGCACGACTGACTGCAACGGCCACGGCACGCATGTCGCAGGCACCGTTGCCGGATCGACCTACGGCGTGGCCAAGTCGGCCACCGTTCATCCGGTCCGCGTGCTCGGCTGCAACGGTTCCGGCACCAACTCCGGCGTGATCGCCGGCATGGACTGGGTTGCTGCCAATCGCAGCCTTCCGGCCGTGGCCAACATGAGCCTTGGCGGCGGTGCCTCGACTACGACCGACAACGCTGTGGCGAACATGCGCAGCGCCGGAGTGACCGTGGTCGTGGCTGCCGGCAACGATAACCAGGATGCCTGCAACTCCTCCCCGGCCCGCTCTTCGGCCGCCATAACGGTTGGCTCGACGACCAGCACGGATTCACGCTCGAGCTTCTCGAACTGGGGCACCTGCGTTGATGTCTTTGCCCCCGGCTCCTCGATTACCTCGGCCTGGTATACCAGCAACTCGGCGACCAACACCATCAGCGGCACGTCCATGGCCTCCCCGCACGTTGCCGGCATTGCCGCCCTGTACCTGGCCGAAAACCCCGGCGCCAGCCCGACGACAGTCGAAAACGCCATCTATTCGAGTGCCTCCCAGAACAAGATCAGCAGCGTCGGCAGCGGCTCGCCCAACCTGCTGGCCTATTCGCTGTTCGACGGTGGCGATGGCGGCGACGGTGGCGACGGCGGCTCCGGCGGCGAACTGTCCAACGGAGTGCCCGAAAGCAACCTGTCGGGCGCGCAGGGCTCGGAAACCGCTTTCTTCATTGAAGTGCCTTCAGGCGCCAGCAACCTCGAGATCTCGATCAGCGGCGGTTCGGGCGATGCCGACCTGTACGTCCGCTACGGCGCCGAACCGACAACCTCGACCTACGATTGCCGGCCGTATCGCAACGGCAACAACGAAAGTTGCTCGTTCGACACGCCGGCCGGCGGCACCTGGCACATCATGCTGCGCGGCTGGAGCTCCTATTCCGGCGTCACGCTGGTTGCCAGTTTCGACGAGCCCGACGACGGCGGTGGCGGCGGCGCGCCGTGCAGCGGCTGCGACCAGTACAGCGGTTCACTGAGCGGCAGCAGCGACTCCGACGTGCAGCCCAACGGCACCTACTACTACGCCGGTTCCGGCACCCACAACGGCTGGCTCGTCGGTCCGGGCAATGCCGACTTCGATCTCGAGCTGTACCGCTGGAGCGGATGGCGCTGGACGCGGGTTGCACAATCGGCAAGTGCCAGCAGCGAAGAGCAGATCAGCTACAGCGGCAATGCCGGCTACTACTACTGGCGTGTCCTGTCCTACTCGGGCAGCGGCAGCTACGATCTGTGGCTGGATACGCCGTAG
- a CDS encoding undecaprenyl-diphosphate phosphatase — MEWFEAVILALVQGVTEFLPVSSQAHLVLYSLLTGGAYQGLDFDIVLHAGSLIAVVVYFRRELCAMAGQWLGSLTGGPGGREAELAWWLIIATLPAVVFGLLLKGVAEQALRSPPVMAAALIGFGLLLGWADWARRGERDEYTLRLPEVLLIGLAQVLALIPGTSRSGITMTAGLLVGLSREASARFSFLLSVPIIAAAGLLAAFDLSRADHQAGLGALCIGLAVSIISTYACIHAFLAFIRRIGMQPFVAYRVILGMLLLAFWL; from the coding sequence ATGGAATGGTTCGAAGCGGTGATATTGGCGCTGGTGCAGGGGGTCACGGAGTTTCTGCCGGTCTCCTCACAGGCTCACCTGGTCCTGTATTCACTGTTGACCGGGGGCGCCTACCAGGGCCTGGATTTCGACATCGTGCTGCATGCCGGCTCGCTGATCGCGGTGGTCGTCTACTTTCGCCGCGAGCTTTGCGCCATGGCCGGGCAGTGGCTCGGCAGTCTGACGGGCGGTCCGGGCGGGCGCGAAGCGGAGCTGGCCTGGTGGCTGATCATCGCCACGCTGCCGGCCGTCGTTTTCGGCCTGTTGCTCAAGGGTGTTGCGGAACAGGCCCTTCGCTCACCGCCGGTCATGGCCGCGGCGCTGATCGGTTTTGGCCTGCTGCTGGGCTGGGCCGACTGGGCCCGGCGCGGCGAACGGGACGAGTACACGCTGCGGTTGCCAGAGGTGCTGTTGATCGGATTGGCCCAGGTTCTGGCGCTGATCCCCGGCACGTCGCGCTCGGGTATTACCATGACCGCCGGGCTACTCGTGGGTCTGAGTCGTGAGGCGTCCGCGCGTTTTTCCTTTCTGCTGTCCGTGCCGATCATTGCCGCGGCCGGCCTGCTGGCGGCCTTTGACCTGTCGCGGGCCGACCATCAGGCCGGGCTGGGCGCGCTGTGCATCGGCCTGGCCGTGTCAATCATTTCGACCTATGCCTGTATCCATGCCTTCCTGGCGTTCATCCGCCGGATCGGCATGCAGCCGTTCGTGGCCTATCGCGTCATCCTCGGCATGCTGCTGCTGGCCTTCTGGCTTTGA
- a CDS encoding histidine phosphatase family protein, with the protein MECPPLTPCRIAEYLAGLTLVGSSDYCQDSEVSPVRFRALLIALTLCIAAPWAAAQSTTVFVVRHAEKTAEPADDPELSSAGHARAEALAGALADAGIDAIISTQYRRTRDTVAPLARRIGKPVEVIEWQRGDVATQAESLAHRIGRQHAGQQVLVAGHSNTVPAIVAALSGHSIRPISEQTYGQLFIVQLDGHSPGRLIRARFGTAP; encoded by the coding sequence ATGGAATGCCCGCCGCTGACGCCTTGCCGGATCGCAGAGTACCTGGCCGGACTGACGCTTGTGGGAAGCAGCGATTATTGTCAGGACTCCGAGGTCTCGCCCGTGCGCTTTCGTGCTCTTCTCATCGCCCTCACGCTGTGCATCGCCGCACCCTGGGCGGCTGCGCAGTCGACAACCGTGTTTGTCGTCCGACACGCTGAAAAAACGGCTGAACCGGCCGACGATCCCGAGTTGAGCAGCGCCGGTCACGCTCGGGCCGAGGCCCTGGCTGGTGCGCTGGCCGATGCCGGTATCGACGCCATTATTTCCACCCAGTACCGACGCACGCGAGACACCGTTGCCCCCTTGGCCCGACGGATCGGCAAGCCGGTCGAGGTGATCGAGTGGCAGCGCGGCGATGTCGCGACCCAGGCGGAATCGCTGGCGCACCGGATTGGCCGGCAGCATGCCGGCCAGCAGGTGCTGGTGGCCGGCCACAGCAATACCGTGCCGGCGATCGTCGCCGCGCTGAGTGGACACTCGATCCGACCGATCAGCGAGCAGACCTATGGCCAGCTGTTCATTGTCCAGCTCGATGGCCACTCGCCTGGGCGGCTGATCCGGGCGCGGTTCGGTACGGCGCCATGA
- a CDS encoding MOSC domain-containing protein — MRIAVDSLRIGRVQPLGPAGAQSAIAKHAVSGELELTLVGFIGDEQADRRHHGGPEKAVHHYPAEHYPRWHELLPDCDPAYLAVGGFGENLSTQAFDESQVCVGDRFRLGSAIVEVSQARQPCWKLNLRFGRADMAELVQQRGMTGWYYRVVEAGRVEPGAALELLERPEPDWPLARILDVFYRDPFNRDDLQALTALAPLSPSWRRLAVRRLETGRIEDFGPRIRTPAAFT; from the coding sequence CTGCGAATTGCCGTCGACAGCCTCAGAATCGGCCGGGTTCAGCCGCTCGGCCCGGCCGGCGCGCAAAGCGCCATCGCCAAGCATGCGGTATCCGGCGAGCTGGAGCTGACGCTGGTCGGCTTCATCGGCGATGAGCAGGCCGACCGCCGCCATCATGGCGGGCCGGAGAAGGCGGTTCACCACTATCCCGCCGAGCATTACCCACGCTGGCACGAGCTGCTGCCCGACTGCGACCCGGCCTACCTGGCTGTCGGCGGGTTCGGCGAGAATCTGAGCACGCAGGCGTTCGACGAATCACAGGTCTGCGTCGGCGACCGGTTTCGGCTGGGCAGCGCCATCGTCGAAGTCTCCCAGGCCCGGCAACCCTGCTGGAAGCTCAACCTGCGCTTCGGTCGCGCCGACATGGCCGAGCTGGTCCAGCAACGCGGCATGACCGGCTGGTACTACCGCGTCGTCGAGGCAGGCCGGGTCGAGCCGGGCGCGGCGCTCGAACTGCTCGAGCGCCCCGAGCCGGACTGGCCGCTGGCGCGCATTCTTGACGTGTTCTATCGCGACCCGTTCAACCGCGACGACCTGCAGGCGCTGACGGCACTGGCGCCGCTCAGCCCCTCCTGGCGCAGGCTGGCTGTCCGTCGCCTGGAAACCGGCCGGATCGAGGACTTCGGCCCCCGCATCCGCACCCCGGCCGCCTTCACCTGA
- a CDS encoding cytochrome-c peroxidase, with the protein MKAGKLIALLLVAAAFIAGYYLGRPGEESLVITRTSTGASYSGGYDRERDDDLAAAGSEHGAATEGITHVVNDGESIMEAVKQASPGDTIQVMPGTYHETVYVDKDGISIIGVIRQGQRATMDGRGELNDAILYSGNNFVVENLLIKRYKGNAIMGQAGNNFEIRNNIIDDTGVYGVFPQLGKNGIVEHNVISGIEDAAIYVGMSDNVHVAHNEVFDSVAGIEIENSRHAIVENNYVYNNTGGVLAFITPGLPVKTTYDVIIRNNFIVDNNTPNFGAPGSTVAGIPAGTGILVMAADEVVIESNIIRNNKTAGIIITDHDNAPNVTIDPESDPSPDRVMILDNLMANNGYDTITEVKALMLTELKRGAPDIVRVGTSRDSCIINRHQYVTVGVDDWAECEITNTRDVDTYLLDEPVPPRQISLEERGKIAYLSICTGCHTYTGRMIGPPVQIIQALYMDDPEGLAEYIANPVKKRDDYPEMPPQDYLDPETRLEVAKYMLQVGN; encoded by the coding sequence ATGAAGGCAGGCAAACTGATTGCATTGCTCCTGGTGGCGGCCGCATTTATCGCCGGATACTATCTCGGAAGACCGGGCGAAGAGAGCCTGGTCATTACCCGCACATCCACCGGCGCCAGCTATTCCGGCGGCTATGACCGGGAACGTGACGACGATCTCGCCGCGGCCGGCAGTGAGCACGGCGCGGCGACCGAAGGCATCACCCACGTGGTCAACGATGGCGAATCGATCATGGAAGCCGTCAAGCAGGCCAGCCCGGGTGACACCATTCAGGTGATGCCGGGCACCTATCACGAAACGGTCTACGTCGACAAGGACGGCATCTCCATCATCGGCGTCATTCGACAGGGCCAGCGCGCGACCATGGACGGGCGGGGCGAGCTCAATGACGCCATTCTGTATTCCGGCAACAACTTCGTGGTCGAGAACCTGCTCATCAAGCGCTACAAGGGCAACGCCATCATGGGGCAGGCCGGCAACAACTTCGAGATCCGCAACAACATCATCGATGATACCGGCGTCTACGGTGTTTTTCCCCAACTGGGCAAGAACGGCATTGTCGAGCACAACGTCATTTCGGGCATCGAGGATGCCGCGATCTATGTGGGCATGAGTGATAACGTGCATGTCGCGCACAATGAGGTGTTCGATTCGGTCGCGGGCATCGAAATCGAAAACAGCCGTCATGCCATCGTCGAGAACAACTATGTCTACAACAACACCGGGGGCGTTCTTGCCTTCATTACGCCTGGACTGCCGGTCAAGACGACCTACGATGTCATCATCCGCAACAACTTCATCGTCGACAACAATACGCCGAACTTTGGCGCGCCGGGATCGACCGTGGCTGGCATTCCAGCAGGCACGGGCATACTGGTCATGGCCGCCGACGAAGTGGTGATCGAAAGCAATATCATCAGGAACAACAAGACTGCCGGCATCATCATCACCGACCACGACAACGCGCCCAACGTCACGATCGACCCGGAATCCGATCCCAGCCCCGACCGGGTCATGATTCTCGATAACCTGATGGCCAACAACGGCTACGACACCATCACCGAAGTCAAGGCGCTGATGCTCACCGAGCTCAAGCGCGGAGCGCCCGATATCGTGCGTGTCGGCACCAGCCGCGACAGCTGCATCATCAATCGTCACCAGTACGTGACTGTCGGCGTCGACGACTGGGCCGAGTGCGAGATCACCAACACCCGGGACGTCGACACCTACCTGCTCGACGAGCCGGTGCCGCCGCGCCAGATCTCGCTGGAGGAAAGAGGCAAGATCGCCTATCTGAGCATCTGCACCGGCTGCCATACCTATACCGGCCGCATGATCGGCCCGCCCGTGCAGATCATCCAGGCGCTCTACATGGACGACCCGGAGGGCCTGGCCGAATACATCGCCAACCCGGTCAAGAAGCGCGACGACTACCCGGAAATGCCGCCGCAGGATTACCTGGATCCCGAAACGCGCCTGGAGGTGGCCAAATACATGCTGCAGGTGGGGAACTGA
- a CDS encoding c-type cytochrome codes for MLASRLVQRLLGLAGLPVAVVLALVAVDGQGDAAAERTFSLASHCPPSFELRGNGCYLVTRYQFYDSVEGRGVGGTQTSLPPHRDGFSPQQIDLGRLLFFDPLLSADNSLSCASCHQPDLGFSDGKAQSVGIGGRQLPRSAPSLWNVAFLDRFFWDARADTLEQQAEGPLFDPKEMGTTPAQLLADLGANAHYPALFGQAFPGSERIELAQVKTALVAFQSSLISLNSRYDRYAHGHHESLDEEEIAGLNVFRSFVARCAECHQPPLFTNNQIAVIGVPEPQGEPLDPGAQATFDAEKLRGGFKVPTLRNITRSAPYMHRGNFETLREAVSFYNDGRGHAVPEGEKLYLHWHIWEPDLTEREIDLIVAFLDTLTDESLTPPIPEAVPSGLNPKAGFAGNDHPRNLEDN; via the coding sequence ATGCTGGCAAGCAGGCTCGTGCAGCGACTCCTTGGCCTGGCCGGTCTGCCGGTCGCGGTGGTTTTGGCGCTGGTCGCGGTCGATGGCCAGGGCGATGCCGCTGCGGAACGGACGTTCTCCCTGGCGAGTCATTGCCCGCCCAGTTTCGAGCTGCGCGGCAATGGCTGCTATCTGGTGACCCGCTACCAGTTCTACGACTCGGTCGAGGGACGCGGGGTCGGGGGCACGCAGACCAGTCTGCCGCCTCATCGGGATGGCTTTAGCCCGCAGCAAATCGATCTGGGTCGACTGCTGTTTTTCGATCCGCTGCTGTCGGCCGACAACAGCCTGTCCTGCGCCTCCTGCCATCAGCCGGATCTGGGTTTCAGCGACGGCAAAGCGCAGAGTGTCGGCATCGGGGGTCGGCAGCTACCGCGCTCGGCGCCGTCGCTGTGGAACGTTGCCTTCCTGGATCGCTTCTTCTGGGACGCGCGCGCCGATACGCTCGAACAGCAGGCCGAGGGTCCGCTGTTCGACCCCAAGGAGATGGGGACGACCCCGGCACAGCTGCTCGCCGACCTGGGCGCCAATGCGCATTATCCGGCGCTGTTCGGGCAGGCCTTCCCGGGTTCGGAGCGCATCGAGCTGGCCCAGGTCAAGACCGCGCTGGTGGCGTTCCAGTCCAGTCTGATCTCGCTCAACAGCCGCTATGATCGCTACGCCCACGGGCACCACGAATCGCTTGACGAAGAGGAAATTGCCGGGCTGAACGTGTTTCGCAGCTTTGTTGCCCGATGCGCGGAATGCCACCAGCCGCCGCTATTTACCAACAACCAGATTGCCGTCATTGGCGTACCCGAACCGCAGGGCGAACCACTCGACCCCGGCGCGCAGGCCACATTCGATGCAGAAAAGCTGCGCGGTGGTTTCAAGGTGCCGACGCTGCGCAATATCACCCGTTCAGCGCCGTACATGCATCGCGGCAACTTCGAAACGCTGCGCGAGGCGGTGTCCTTCTACAACGACGGGCGAGGTCACGCCGTACCGGAAGGCGAAAAGCTCTACCTGCACTGGCATATCTGGGAGCCGGACCTGACCGAACGCGAAATCGACCTGATCGTCGCGTTTCTGGACACCCTGACTGACGAAAGCCTGACGCCACCCATTCCCGAGGCGGTGCCGTCCGGTCTCAACCCCAAGGCCGGATTCGCCGGCAATGACCATCCCCGGAACCTGGAGGACAACTGA
- a CDS encoding c-type cytochrome — MIGFHQFLWRLLALASLLLCSEIALSAPDAWAQCATCHGSDAGGNRALKAPALAGQKVWYLVRQLENFASGIRGSHPDDAPGMQMRAMATTLGDEQRRALADYLSELEPPSTQGTRRGDMKNGYRYYQARCGSCHGSEGQGNEAFQAPALQGLSAQYLDRQMRNFRNGRRGTHPDDKYGRQMSLMADTISEDEWRDILYFLTEQR, encoded by the coding sequence TTGATCGGTTTTCATCAGTTTCTGTGGCGGCTGCTGGCGCTGGCCAGCCTGCTCCTGTGCAGCGAGATTGCGCTGTCGGCGCCCGATGCGTGGGCGCAGTGCGCCACCTGCCACGGCAGTGACGCCGGGGGCAACCGGGCCCTGAAGGCCCCGGCCCTGGCCGGACAGAAAGTCTGGTACCTGGTCCGGCAGCTGGAGAATTTCGCCAGCGGCATCCGCGGCAGTCATCCCGATGACGCGCCTGGTATGCAGATGCGCGCCATGGCCACGACGCTCGGCGACGAGCAGCGTCGTGCGCTTGCCGACTACCTGAGCGAGCTGGAACCACCCTCGACCCAGGGCACCCGACGTGGCGACATGAAAAATGGTTATCGCTACTACCAGGCGCGTTGCGGCAGCTGCCACGGCAGCGAGGGGCAGGGCAACGAAGCGTTTCAGGCGCCTGCTCTTCAGGGTCTGTCGGCACAGTACCTGGACCGCCAGATGCGCAATTTCCGCAACGGACGCCGCGGCACCCATCCGGATGACAAGTACGGTCGGCAGATGTCGTTGATGGCCGATACGATCAGCGAAGACGAGTGGCGCGACATCCTTTATTTCCTGACCGAGCAGCGCTGA
- a CDS encoding helix-turn-helix transcriptional regulator has protein sequence MCSLLLAPAWRSNRSVRLFSLLLLCGCAYLTDALFGPFTRLSGLWWVNHIGGNALAGVFWLVSLSVFADDSDLRPWQYGVASLTLVIPLTVSLLAVLTGIDLHGIPPLRDVVVYGAMALELVLIAHAMYVVVAHWHSDLVQERRYARGGVIGVTAAYLFSVIVIEQVLNLESIWLGAIKHAALSILMLGVYWFTFSLRQDGLLAQRLRPTSGFERPPAPLTPELQTIRDAMLVDHLYREEGMTIARLARHLGIREYKLRQLINGQLGYRNFNDFLNHFRVEEVATRLRDPEHQGETVLTLALDSGFRSLSSFNRAFKMAHGMTPTEYRGAMSD, from the coding sequence ATGTGCAGCCTGCTGCTGGCGCCGGCCTGGCGCAGTAACCGCTCGGTTCGCCTGTTCAGCCTGTTGCTGCTGTGTGGCTGTGCCTATCTGACCGACGCGCTGTTTGGCCCGTTCACTCGCTTGTCTGGCCTGTGGTGGGTCAACCACATTGGCGGCAACGCGCTGGCCGGCGTGTTCTGGCTGGTCTCGCTGAGCGTGTTTGCTGATGACAGCGACCTGAGGCCCTGGCAGTACGGGGTTGCGTCGCTGACCCTGGTGATTCCACTGACGGTCTCGTTGCTTGCGGTGCTGACGGGAATCGATCTGCACGGCATCCCGCCGCTGCGAGATGTGGTGGTATACGGCGCCATGGCGCTGGAACTGGTGCTGATTGCGCATGCCATGTATGTTGTGGTTGCGCACTGGCACTCCGATCTGGTTCAGGAACGTCGCTATGCGCGCGGAGGCGTCATCGGCGTTACCGCGGCCTATCTGTTCAGCGTCATCGTCATCGAGCAGGTGCTTAATCTCGAGTCAATCTGGCTGGGCGCCATCAAGCACGCAGCGCTGTCTATCCTGATGCTGGGCGTCTACTGGTTTACGTTCTCGCTGCGCCAGGACGGACTGCTCGCCCAGCGCCTGCGCCCGACATCCGGCTTCGAGCGACCCCCGGCGCCATTGACGCCGGAGCTGCAGACCATACGCGATGCAATGCTTGTCGATCACCTCTACCGCGAGGAGGGCATGACCATCGCTCGGCTCGCGCGCCACCTGGGCATTCGTGAATACAAGCTGCGCCAGCTGATCAACGGGCAGCTCGGCTATCGCAACTTCAATGACTTTCTCAACCATTTTCGGGTCGAGGAAGTGGCCACCAGGCTGCGCGATCCCGAGCACCAGGGTGAGACCGTGCTGACCCTGGCGCTCGACAGCGGTTTTCGCAGCCTCAGTTCCTTCAACCGGGCATTCAAGATGGCGCACGGCATGACGCCGACCGAGTATCGCGGCGCAATGTCCGACTGA